The DNA segment TATTTATTTGGCGAATCAGATTAATCAAGTCATTTTTTCCAGTGCTAACCATCCGCCCCTCCGGTGCCACTGGGCCGCACTGCTGACTATGGACCAGCTTGGGTTGCAGCTATGTGGGTCCAAACTCTCGGCCCTCCTGCCGAGCAGCCGTAGTGGCCTGCAGAATGGACCTGTGCCCGCTCCCACAGACACGGGTCCTCATGGAGAAGAGGCCCTTCTTCCCACAGTGTTTTGGGATGGGTCGGGGTCCCCAGGGCACACCCACAGGTCCATAGTTGACACATCACACTGAGACTGCTGATACCCTCCAAGGACCTTCCTCTTACAGTCATGCAGCTCCTGGGTCCTGGCTCCCCTCCCCGTCCCTCCCTACATGATCCGTTCCTCTCAGCTGTCTAGAGCCCTTTCTGTCACCTGGACAGAGTCATGCTGCATATAGATAAGACTTTATGTTTGAACATCGCTGGGGATGATAGGTGGTTAGGTCCACCCACCCCTGTCTCTTAGGAAGCCCATCTGGCCCTAAACACATTGGTAGACCCAAGTGCACATGAAGGGCATCACTCAACTCCACCAGGCAGGCTCCCAACTCCTCATGCAGAGAAAGAAGTGGGAGGAGGGTGGTCCCTAAATCCACCACCCGTGGACTCTGACCCGAACCAGCCCCAAATGCCCTATTGCATGCGAAAGTCTGGCCTCCTCAGAGTATCACGGGTGGTGTCTCTGTCTAGGGTGGCCATGGGACAGGGCAGCCTGCAGGCAAGGAGAGGAGTGTCTGGGGCTTGGGGCAGCCAGGCAGCCTTACCTCTGGGTCTGTAGAGCCTGACTCTGTGGCTGTGGTTCCTAGAGGCCCAGCCCAGGGGGCCTGAGCCTCCGATCCCTCTGGTCTGGTCTGGTCTGGTTACTCCTCCACATCCACTTCCACCCCTTCATTGACGCTCTCTTCCTCACCCTTCCCTCCATCCACCTAGGAGGAGGTGTACAGGGTGCCACTTGAGCACAGCAACAGCGGGAGCTGCTCCTGAGAAGGGGACTCCTGTCCATCCATGGCTCTTAGGCCAGCCGGGAAAGGCTCTCAGGCAGGAAGCAGCTCAGCCAGGCTCCCCACCCACCCTGCACTCCCTGCAGGCTTCAAGCCTAGGGCCACTGCACAGCttcccctccttttcctcttcctcttcctcctcctcctccccacaggTCCAGGTTTATCCAAAtgcttcttttcttcccctcAGGCCGCCATCCCTCCCAAGCCCTTCGGCCCCCACTGAGCCCAGATCCTACAAGTAGACCGCAGTTGCTTTTCCTCCTAAAGACCTTGCTCACATGAAGTCTCATCAGTTACTCCTCATCCCACTCGCTCTGTCATGCAAAACCACCCCACAATGGATCCTTCTCATCATTTCACTCTCCGGAGCAGCTGAGTCATTGGGAGGCTTCCTCTGTCACTTGCACTCCTCCTCCAGATCTGTTGAGAAGCCATCCAGGCATGACTCAATTGTTTACAGTTTCCTGGGACCTGCAGGGACCCCCTCTTGCCTTCTTTCTCAAGGCCACACCCTCGTGTCTGGCTGCCTCATCTCCCTCCCAGCTGCCAGGGAGGGACAGCTCCATGGGCAGTGCCACGGGTGCCAGCTGCCCAGCCAGGATGCAGGTGAGTAAGACagcccctcctccaccctcctaCGGTGGAACCAAGGCAAGCCTGATTCTTTGCCATTGTTCTCAAGGAAGCTAGGTGTAATGAGCAACTTCCCAGTCTGTTCAGGACAGAAAGCAGGTCAGGGGTCTCCCCGCTCCCAGGCCGTCTCCCACTGCCTCTCTTCGCCCTGGGCCAGCACCAACACTCCATGCTATGGACAGCCTGATGGTGATGGGAGAGGGGCTGTGTGCTTCCAGCCCTAGGCCTGTCTTCTTCCTTCCCCAGGACTGTCCTTTCCCCTCCACCCTCATGGCTCTTGGATGTCATCGGCACCCCACTCAGTCACTCTGCAGTCTTCTCACGGGCACAGAAAGGTGTGGCTGGCTTCCTTCACCTTTCTGAGGCTCACTGGAAACTTGGGGTGATCCATGCTACTTGCCCAGCCCCAACACCACCCCCACTTGCTGTCATCTCAGTGAGGCTTTTGGCAACACAGCTCCAGAAGGGACTGGAAAATGCAAGTCTGCTCCGTTCTGGGACACCCAAACTTAAAAAGGGGCTTCATTCATCCCTACCATCCCGCCTCTGCCCAAGACATTCTCCCCCATAACTGACTCTCTTGGCTCCCTCCTCtacctcctctctctttctctctctttctttccagaaCCTCCCAGTcgaacaggaaaatggggagAGTCGGAAACAGCCTTGTTGACATGTTCTCATTCTGTTTCTCAATTCTTCTGCTCTATAGTTTTTGGACTTAGAAATCAGTAATTCACCTGGTTTGTGGGTTCTTCAGAGATCCCTGAACACTGGGTGGTATATGTGGAGCTGTCTGGGCAGTGGAAAAAAGGTCTTTGGGGTATAATGAGCAAAGCTGGCACTCAATGGGCATCAAAGGGAAGCACATCAGTGAAGATGGTGCGGGTCATCCCACCACATCAAAACCCTGGAACGTGATGTCCATTACCAGAATTCAGGGCCAGGGCTTTCTTCTCCTGAACAGGATGTCCTTCCGTTAGCCCCGGGAGATCGTGGTGTCCTGCAGGACCAGCTGGACCCTGGAAGGCCGGTGGGCCCTGATGTTCATGCGGAATTCTTTGATGACAAAATAGTAGCAGAAAACATCCAGGCAGCAGTTGACGTTGGAGAAACACATGGACAATTGCAAGAAGAAGCTGATGCTCTGCTTGGCTCTGCACTCTACGATAAAGCCGTTTCTCACCAGGAACTGCAGGAAGAACCCCAGGTGGACTGGGAGGAAGGAGACCACGAAGACAGCCAGGCTGGCTGCGATGCTGTAGATGCAGGCTCTCTGCTGCACCCAGTCCTGGGTGTGGTCTCGGCGGCCCAGCAGGATGTGGATGCTCCTGGAGCAGCAGAAGCCCATGATGCCCATGGGAAGGAGGAAGCCAAACACCTCCAGCGGGAATAAGACCTTGGCGCTCCAGGTATCATCAGACATGTTGTGGAAGCACGTGTATTTTTCCACTTTCCCGTGGAAACTATAGATAGGGATGCTCCCGGTCCACACCAGGACCCAGATGATGCAGCAGATCCCAAAGATCTTCCTGGGGGACCGGAGGTGGCTCACCAGGAGTGGGTACTGGATGGCCAACAACCGGTCCATGCTGATGAAGCAGATGGTGAAGACACTTCCGTACATGCTGACGAAGTAAAGGCACTCCACCAGGGTGCACAGGGACGGGAAGGGGGACTGTACCTGGGACAGGACCATCttgaaagggagggagagcaccaGCAGCAGGTCAAAGACCGCCAGGTTGATCATGTAGATGGAGGTGGCAGCGTAATCGGGCCACCTGTTCTTAAGGAAGGTGCTGAAGCCATGGATGGCCAACAGGTTGAGGAGCAGGCCCAGGATGAACGTGGGGATGTGGACTGCAAACTGTAGGGTTTTCATCAGCTCGTTGACGCCGTCAAACAGGCAGTCCCCGCTGGTGTTTTGCTGAC comes from the Symphalangus syndactylus isolate Jambi chromosome 8, NHGRI_mSymSyn1-v2.1_pri, whole genome shotgun sequence genome and includes:
- the GPR55 gene encoding G-protein coupled receptor 55 yields the protein MSQQNTSGDCLFDGVNELMKTLQFAVHIPTFILGLLLNLLAIHGFSTFLKNRWPDYAATSIYMINLAVFDLLLVLSLPFKMVLSQVQSPFPSLCTLVECLYFVSMYGSVFTICFISMDRLLAIQYPLLVSHLRSPRKIFGICCIIWVLVWTGSIPIYSFHGKVEKYTCFHNMSDDTWSAKVLFPLEVFGFLLPMGIMGFCCSRSIHILLGRRDHTQDWVQQRACIYSIAASLAVFVVSFLPVHLGFFLQFLVRNGFIVECRAKQSISFFLQLSMCFSNVNCCLDVFCYYFVIKEFRMNIRAHRPSRVQLVLQDTTISRG